The proteins below come from a single Sander lucioperca isolate FBNREF2018 chromosome 20, SLUC_FBN_1.2, whole genome shotgun sequence genomic window:
- the LOC116053161 gene encoding uncharacterized protein LOC116053161: MFDFTNVLQLVQSFEMLQLLGVNRVVVYKTSSSPETQRILDYYTNKGFVEVIPWSLSRFLNVSRGWLPEHGPGDIHYLGQIPALSDCVYRYMYQSRYVALHDMDELILPQSVNSWSELLPLLENRYGADKCYMFENNVFPITVTLRPPNSQPLPPQGCCPGWHNVSGVNILAHLYHEPIISETHYSNFKIIVNPRAVFIPTVHGLRGSQKGCSWVDRNIARMYHTRAPRQTQLTPDKLIYDGRLLSYSTRLTPNVNTVFTESFKTQEILCFENCFAPPAE, translated from the exons ATGTTTGATTTCACCAATGTGCTTCAG cTGGTCCAGAGTTTTGAAATGCTGCAGTTACTGGGGGTGAACCGAGTTGTCGTCTATAAGACCAGCAGCAGCCCTGAAACGCAGCGCATACTGGACTACTACACAAACAAAG GTTTCGTAGAGGTGATTCCTTGGTCTCTGTCCAGATTTCTGAATGTATCTCGAGGCTGGCTGCCCGAACACGGTCCAGGTGACATCCACTACCTCGGCCAGATTCCTGCTCTCAGTGACTGTGTTTACAGATACATGTACCAATCCAGATATGTGGCCCTGCATGATATGGACGAGCTGATACTGCCCCAGTCAGTCAACAG TTGGTCGGAGCTGTTGCCTCTGCTGGAAAACAGATATGGCGCTGACAAGTGTTACATGTTTGAGAATAACGTGTTCCCCATCACCGTCACGCTGCGTCCGCCCAACTCCCAACCCCTGCCCCCGCAGGGCTGCTGCCCCGGCTGGCACAATGTGTCCGGGGTCAACATCCTGGCTCACCTGTACCACGAACCCATCATCTCAGAGACCCACTACAGCAACTTCAAGATCATCGTCAACCCCCGGGCTGTGTTCATCCCGACTGTCCACGGACTGCGGGGCTCACAGAAAGGCTGCTCCTGGGTCGACAGGAATATAGCACGGATGTACCACACAAG AGCTCCGAGGCAAACCCAGCTGACACCAGACAAGCTGATTTATGACGGCCGACTGCTGAGCTACAGCACCCGCCTCACACCAAACGTCAATACGGTGTTCACAGAGAGTTTTAAGACACAAGAGATACTCTGCTTTGAAAACTGCTTTGCTCCACCAGCAGAGTGA